One window of Nicotiana tomentosiformis chromosome 11, ASM39032v3, whole genome shotgun sequence genomic DNA carries:
- the LOC138901591 gene encoding uncharacterized protein, whose product MNYETIKMTYQVSAIVHSMAPKLEDSDTFTIPCTIGSADFAKAICDLGSSINLMPYSVFKTLEIRQPRPTSMRVKMVDHTMKRPLGIIDDVLVRVDKFILPENFVILDCEVDYEVPIILGRTFLPTGKALVDVEAGELTFRVGDEKVVFHVCKSIRQSNSNEDGYVECVNALQGMGSYTYEPWKLSLDLENRNTPPTKPSIEEPPTLELKPLPLHLR is encoded by the exons atgaattatgagactatcaagatgacatatcaagtgagtgctattgtgcactcaatggctccgaaattaGAAGATTCCGacactttcacaatcccttgcactattggaagtgccgactttgccaaagctatATGTGATCTAGGGtcaagtatcaacttgatgccctactcggtgttcaaaactttggaaattaggcaaccaagacccacatctatgagggtAAAAATGGTGGAtcatactatgaagagaccattgggtattattgatgatgtgttggttcgtgttgataagttcatcctcccggagaactttgtgattcttgattgcgaaGTGGATTATGAGGtacctattatcttgggtagaacTTTCCTtcctacggggaaggctcttgttgatgtggaagctggtgAGCTCACCTTCagggtgggcgatgaaaaggtggttttccatgtatgcAAATCTATAAGGCAatcaaatagcaatgaa gatggctatgtggaatgtgtaaatgcattgcaaggaatggggtcgtacacttatgaacctTGGAAAttatccttagatcttgagaaccggaatactcctccaacaaagccctcaatcgaggagcctcccactttggagttgaagccattgcctctacatctcag gtag